A stretch of the Thermodesulfobacteriota bacterium genome encodes the following:
- a CDS encoding TonB-dependent receptor — translation MGQRFCLGAAVALLLCGGLAAAGAVLAATELAPIEVSEDRLVTPTRQTGETVYTGSEVTRQGLDLQGTRAATSVYQALGIVPGINVAGADARGLAAEQGSVRVRGVRSMLGALTVEGVPNWGANPIGPRDYLYDLENMQAVSVYKGVTPADIGTGVGSRAGAIVLRPQWPGETFGAEVRQSLGSHDYSRTFGRIDSGSLPILGTRLSGSYSYTDADKWRGPGKLGPRHNATVGLAKPLGPKADLKLRYNHNDLDQHFYRPLTWAELQDLDENYRKDYARNATGVPAEDIFYYGYNRGTFENDDLLAIFTLTPAEVFGLTLKPYYAKEDTKILQGVTAGGGRVQERNREIERAGVIAEAQAGGASLNGVLGYHFEQADMDIFTRNFAITPQCLAYRGLGVFATTGDTYLHSPYGKLSGSLGAFDGQAGLKYFRFEEASSEGFVAGPAPDFAPVRAPDLDRGSEVYEVWLPTLGAAYTLSERAQVYGSYGRSFIRPYSYLPLVNLYNQNRAAFQAQGIDLQELFDGYELETSDTFDLGLRLSGGWFDLAPTVFFAKHRNLLTTVHDPRVNLNYQQNVGKATGYGVELEANAYVGDDLTLFVNPTYTVLTYDEDLGFAGSTLDTKGRQVVDTPRWLFKAGLSYRPGGFEVTPLVQTLGPRHADAEHQNRVGSHTVVDLRASYTWDRVLGAQRVKLGLEVTNLFDRRYVSVINAADDTRDGTATFHPGQSFAALVTLGVVL, via the coding sequence ATGGGGCAGCGTTTCTGTTTGGGGGCGGCGGTCGCCCTGTTGCTGTGCGGTGGCCTGGCGGCGGCCGGTGCCGTGCTGGCGGCCACGGAGCTCGCGCCCATCGAGGTCTCGGAAGACCGGCTCGTTACACCCACCCGCCAGACCGGCGAGACGGTATACACGGGCAGCGAGGTGACCCGGCAGGGCCTGGACCTGCAAGGGACCCGGGCCGCCACCAGCGTGTACCAGGCCCTGGGCATCGTGCCGGGGATCAACGTGGCGGGCGCCGACGCCCGGGGCCTGGCGGCCGAGCAGGGCAGCGTGCGGGTGCGCGGGGTGCGCAGCATGCTGGGGGCGCTCACGGTGGAGGGGGTGCCCAACTGGGGCGCCAACCCCATCGGCCCCCGGGATTACCTGTACGACCTGGAAAACATGCAGGCGGTCTCTGTCTACAAAGGTGTCACGCCCGCCGACATCGGCACCGGGGTGGGGTCGCGGGCGGGGGCGATCGTGCTCCGGCCCCAGTGGCCCGGGGAGACCTTCGGCGCCGAGGTCCGGCAGAGCCTGGGGTCCCACGACTACTCCCGTACCTTCGGCCGGATCGACTCGGGGAGCCTCCCGATTCTCGGCACGCGGCTCTCGGGCTCCTACTCCTACACCGACGCGGACAAGTGGCGCGGCCCCGGCAAGCTGGGCCCGCGGCACAACGCCACCGTGGGGCTGGCCAAGCCCCTGGGGCCCAAGGCGGACCTCAAGCTCCGGTACAACCACAACGACCTGGATCAGCACTTCTACCGGCCCCTGACCTGGGCCGAGCTCCAGGACCTGGACGAGAATTACCGGAAGGACTACGCGCGAAACGCCACGGGCGTTCCCGCCGAGGACATCTTCTACTACGGCTACAACCGGGGCACTTTCGAAAACGACGATCTCCTGGCGATCTTCACCCTCACCCCTGCCGAGGTCTTCGGCCTCACCCTCAAGCCCTACTACGCCAAGGAGGACACGAAGATCCTCCAGGGGGTCACCGCGGGGGGCGGCCGGGTGCAGGAGCGCAACCGCGAGATCGAGCGCGCGGGCGTGATCGCCGAGGCCCAGGCCGGCGGGGCGTCGCTGAACGGCGTGCTCGGCTACCACTTCGAGCAGGCCGACATGGACATCTTCACCCGCAACTTCGCCATCACGCCCCAGTGCCTGGCGTATCGGGGCCTGGGGGTCTTCGCCACCACGGGCGACACCTACCTCCACAGCCCCTACGGCAAGCTCTCCGGGAGCCTGGGCGCCTTCGACGGGCAGGCGGGGCTCAAGTACTTCCGCTTCGAGGAAGCGTCGAGCGAGGGGTTCGTCGCGGGGCCGGCGCCCGACTTCGCGCCGGTGCGGGCCCCGGACCTGGATCGGGGGTCGGAGGTCTACGAGGTCTGGCTCCCCACCCTGGGGGCCGCCTACACCCTGTCGGAACGGGCGCAGGTCTACGGCAGCTACGGCCGCAGCTTCATCCGCCCCTACTCCTACCTGCCCCTGGTCAACCTGTACAACCAGAACCGGGCCGCCTTCCAGGCCCAGGGCATCGACCTCCAGGAGCTGTTCGACGGTTACGAGCTGGAGACCTCCGACACCTTCGATCTGGGCCTGCGGCTGAGCGGCGGGTGGTTCGACCTGGCCCCCACGGTGTTCTTCGCCAAGCACCGCAACCTCCTGACCACGGTCCACGATCCCCGGGTGAATCTCAACTACCAGCAGAACGTGGGCAAGGCCACCGGCTACGGGGTGGAGCTCGAGGCCAACGCCTACGTGGGGGACGACCTGACGCTCTTCGTCAACCCGACCTACACGGTCCTCACTTACGACGAGGACCTGGGTTTCGCCGGCAGCACCCTCGACACGAAGGGCCGGCAGGTGGTGGACACGCCCCGGTGGCTCTTCAAGGCCGGCCTGAGCTACCGGCCCGGGGGCTTCGAGGTGACGCCCCTGGTGCAGACCCTGGGACCTCGGCACGCCGACGCGGAGCACCAAAACCGGGTCGGCTCCCACACGGTGGTGGACCTGCGGGCGAGCTACACCTGGGACCGGGTGCTCGGGGCCCAGCGGGTGAAGCTGGGGCTGGAGGTGACCAATCTCTTCGACCGCCGGTACGTCTCGGTGATCAACGCCGCCGACGACACCCGGGACGGCACCGCCACCTTCCAC